The DNA sequence CGTGCTGCCGAGCTCTTCTCCAAGGACATCAAAGGCAAAGGCATTCTCGGGCGGCCCGTCGAGTTCATCTACGAGGACACCGGCGGCGATCCCGCCACCGCCGTGCGCAAGGCCCAGAAGCTCGTGGAGAAGGACGGGGTGAAGTTCCTCACCGGTGTCGTCCTCTCGTCGGAGGCCCTCGCCGTCTCCGCCAAGTGTCCCGAGTGGAAGGTCATCTTCATGTCGACCATCAACGGGGCGGGCGCCCTCACGACGAAAGCCTGGCACCGCTACTTCTTCCGGGTGAACACGAGCGGGCCCATGGGCGCGCGCGCCATCAGTCTCTATCTGGCGGAAGGGCCCATGAAGCGCTTCTTCGCGCTGGGCAGCGACTACGCGTGGGGGCGTGACAGCGTCGCCTCCTTCACGTCGCAGATCACGGCGGCCAAGAAGGAGATCGTGGGCACCGACTACCCGCCGGTCGGCACCAAGGACTTCGCGAGCTACATCGCCAAGATCAGGCAGTCCAAGGCCGACGGCGTCTACCTCGCCCTGCCCGGCCAGGACGCCACGATTTATCTCAAGCAGGCCCACCAGTTCGGCCTCAACCGCGAGGTGAAGCCGATCATGGAGATCCTGGAGCTCGAGAACATGAAGGCGGTGGGCGATGCGATGGTAGGCGCCATCGGCAGCTCGCGCTATCCGTTCACGGTGGACACGCCGAGGAACCGGGAGTTCGTCAAGCGCTTCCACGATCTGCACGGCGTCTATCCCGACATGTTCGACGGCGAGACGTACGAGGGGCTCGAGTGGCTCGGCCAGGTGATCCAGAAGGCCGGCACCGACGACGTCGAGAAGGTCATCGAGGCCTGGGAGGACTCGAGCTACGAGGGCCTCGAGGGCCCGTTCTTCATGCGCAAGTGCGATCACCAGGCGGTGCAGCCCGGCTTCGCCGTCGAGGCGGTGAAGGATCCCAAGTATCCGCATCCGATCCCCAAGATCCTGGCGACCTATCCCGGCGAGAAGGTGACGCCGAAGTGCCGCACCGAGGACTTCTCGTAACAGGGCGGGCGAGGCGCCCCGCGTGGCGAACCTGGGGGAGCAGCTCCTCAACGCGCTGACGCTCGCGGGGCTCCTCTTCCTCGTCTCCGCCGGTCTCTCGCTGGTCTTCGGCATCCTGCGCGTCGTCAATTTCGCGCACGGCGTCTTCTACATGCTGGGCGCCTACC is a window from the Candidatus Methylomirabilota bacterium genome containing:
- a CDS encoding ABC transporter substrate-binding protein yields the protein MRRRDFLGVAVAGGVGASLGLPAFLRRTWAQGGPIKIGMPTALSGSNAQYGIQAKRAAELFSKDIKGKGILGRPVEFIYEDTGGDPATAVRKAQKLVEKDGVKFLTGVVLSSEALAVSAKCPEWKVIFMSTINGAGALTTKAWHRYFFRVNTSGPMGARAISLYLAEGPMKRFFALGSDYAWGRDSVASFTSQITAAKKEIVGTDYPPVGTKDFASYIAKIRQSKADGVYLALPGQDATIYLKQAHQFGLNREVKPIMEILELENMKAVGDAMVGAIGSSRYPFTVDTPRNREFVKRFHDLHGVYPDMFDGETYEGLEWLGQVIQKAGTDDVEKVIEAWEDSSYEGLEGPFFMRKCDHQAVQPGFAVEAVKDPKYPHPIPKILATYPGEKVTPKCRTEDFS